A region of Toxotes jaculatrix isolate fToxJac2 chromosome 23, fToxJac2.pri, whole genome shotgun sequence DNA encodes the following proteins:
- the si:cabz01007807.1 gene encoding uncharacterized protein si:cabz01007807.1 isoform X1, with product MRGDTASENGAEGGEHGERAAAAEAASGERRPSIVSLQNMLKKVSQSPFHNQYKTLVSSPSDSSGSAVNESQNKQDSEFLSDLSAAATDVTDNHQVHLGQNGVNGDLAKANPFYAYYLESGSSGHAVEEGSTEISEETDLNTIFVPPPEFQSSPLDFQPKIKTLENGDVFSEPQKDIFQTLTHNHTQDFFQTSALAHNASANGHFHDETLNSKDLFQAVKEEEGVNPFDKSPSIFVDPFKSPSEKEDDVFQSPQPSVVNPFYTPSTNGADLFQAGPAENGDLFHINKNRQDLSTKANGLFDRSSKENLDVFSTSSTNAVDPFPSPITRDLFQEGSSLENPFGATPSKQYDPFQDVSNGTPDIFQPLPSHTNSRDIFEKATYSASSLNSPSELKLDMPSSPDLFRAAQSESLPAIQPKSFDKSHDIVLTTPQGTKRSILQPTPFSQASNLSVSPSQTRTEMTHVQTFKRPPKPLPRTRPPRPEKPPKPEKPPTPAKPTEPEPTVPKTAPKPAFRTVPKPVIRRKPKTPESKPVNPENYVVLEDILLIGQERCVEDWPEDSPELSPDFKPSGKFRLRRESLKVKTDSDGGSGEDQDGSGSQIKKKDKKFRMSLLSRRGSKDKFPDDTKEGKSKTLPIARKSSKDYFSEMHTVTGENEDGEQEYKKTALKTKMNRLLRRASTNSSMIEGKHMNEHLPQESKLQDDDIGKKSISKKNSIRRWSEGTVVDDSTGEEEDGAHHEEKKKNKLKIKFVPHRGFAITVEKADDELKGAHGYTPRKGSKDKTQDELLGAHGYTPRKKSQDDAFEDVEEMKGHSLQSASKAAFMDDKHFQKTHHFSSGLYGDEDAYGMEDCKPKKSTKMKLLHVGRRSPKEEMLDDTCPQKKKGSFSAEELDDDELNGMEDCKPQKYSKHKGPNPVPRKSKTTYNTAGQSEPIGFNHHTPQQASSDAFAQDEITGKDFMSPGEMSDSEQDELESCKPKKSMKLKGLKKFKAKSKAMHPEYEDPPGAACSDYLSEAAKAEWLAAQKDEHAMDGFQDEDEEGDTDSLMEWWYTVEQWDEVPSDDENNVIKEDESKSFTMLSDKVYRGLRVFNKVFTERAEVLWQSIIMLHAIADDINNFHHKAKIAGITGGTTTAVGGVTAIAGLALAPFTLGASLVVTAVGVGVATAGGIASASAAISDNVNNMHDRKKVETVLQEYEAHLLDIGKILHFVNQGLYKLRGHPFLRSGTQHYSEDWEIRRAVQMISLVDSPVMRATEVTDTAVASVQGLFKGIDKYFIKDSRELKKGCKKEMVGQIKEVANVLNDGIVELNAIREELLEATGNM from the exons ATGAGAGGAGATACAGCTTCG GAGAATGGTGCGGAGGGGGGCGAGCATGGAGAgcgtgcagcagcagctgaagctgcATCTGGGGAAAGACGACCT agcATTGTGTCGCTACAGAATATGCTGAAGAAAGTTTCCCAAAGCCCTTTCCATAATCAATACAAG ACTCTTGTTTCATCGCCCTCTGATTCCAGTGGATCAGCTGTGAACGAGTCTCAAAACAAACAA GACAGTGAGTTCCTTAGCGACCTCTCAGCTGCTGCTACAGATGTGACAGACAACCACCAGGTCCACTTAGGACAG AATGGAGTCAATGGGGATTTGGCCAAAGCGAACCCATTTTATGCGTATTATTTG GAATCAGGCAGCAGTGGTCATGCAGTGGAGGAAGGAAGCACGGAaatttcagaggaaacagacctCAACACCATCTTTGTCCCTCCACCTGAATTTCAGAGCTCGCCTCTGGACTTTCAGCCCAAAATTAAGACTCTGGAAAATGGAGATGTGTTTTCTGAACCTCAAAAGGACATATTCCAGACCCTTACCCACAACCATACGCAAGACTTCTTTCAGACATCGGCATTAGCCCATAATGCATCTGCTAATGGTCATTTTCATGATGAAACCCTGAACTCCAAAGATCTTTTCCAGGCTGttaaagaagaggagggggtgaaCCCCTTTGACAAATCTCCCAGCATTTTTGTGGACCCATTCAAAAGTCCTTCAGAGAAGGAGGACGATGTGTTCCAGTCTCCACAGCCTTCTGTGGTGAATCCTTTTTATACTCCTTCCACCAATGGAGCAGATTTGTTTCAAGCTGGTCCAGCTGAAAATGGGGACCTTTTCcacatcaacaaaaacagacaagatCTCTCTACAAAAGCTAATGGCCTTTTCGACCGCTCTTCTAAGGAAAATCTGGATGTATTTTCAACTTCATCCACGAATGCAGTCGACCCATTCCCAAGCCCAATTACAAGGGATTTATTCCAAGAAGGCTCCAGTTTGGAAAACCCGTTTGGTGCTACTCCCTCAAAACAGTATGACCCTTTCCAAGATGTTTCAAATGGGACTCCAGACatcttccaacccctcccctcacatACTAACAGCAGGGATATATTTGAGAAGGCTACGTACTCTGCATCTTCACTCAACAGTCCGTCGGAATTGAAGCTGGACATGCCATCGTCACCAGATCTCTTCAGAGCAGCGCAGTCAGAATCTCTACCGGCCATTCAGCCGAAGTCTTTCGACAAGTCACATGATATTGTCTTGACGACTCCTCAGGGAACCAAACGAAGTATTCTTCAGCCGACTCCCTTCAGTCAGGCCAGCAATCTCTCTGTGTCACCCAGCCAGACCCGAACGGAAATGACTCAT GTGCAAACCTTCAAACGTCCACCAAAGCCACTTCCTCGAACTAGACCACCCAGGCCAGAAAAGCCACCAAAACCAGAAAAGCCACCCACACCAGCAAAACCT ACTGAACCTGAACCAACTGTGCCAAAGACGGCTCCTAAACCGGCCTTCAGAACGGTCCCAAAGCCAGTTATTCGTCGCAAACCAAAAACTCCA GAAAGTAAACCAGTGAACCCTGAGAACTACGTTGTCCTTGAGGATATCCTGCTTATTGGACAG GAAAGGTGTGTGGAAGACTGGCCTGAGGACAGTCCTGAGCTTAGCCCTGACTTCAAACCA TCTGGAAAATTTCGACTACGACGAGAGTCATTGAAG GTGAAGACGGACTCCGATGGAGGAAGTGGTGAGGATCAGGATGGCTCTGGAAGTCAGATCAAG AAAAAGGACAAGAAATTCAGAATGTCCCTACTCTCCAGAAGAGGCTCAAAG GATAAGTTTCCTGATGACACCAAGGAGGGAAAGAGCAAGACACTACCCATCGCTCGTAAATCATCAAAG GACTATTTTTCAGAAATGCACACGGTTACAGGAGAGAATGAAGATGGAGAGCAGGAATATAAA AAAACAGCTCTGAAGACCAAAATGAACCGGCTGCTTAGAAGAGCATCCACCAATTCCTCCATGATAGAGGGGAAGCACATGAATGAACATTTACCTCAAGAATCAAAGCTACAG GATGACGACATCGGTAAGAAAAGCATCAGCAAGAAAAACTCCATACGACGATGGTCAGAG GGGACAGTGGTGGATGACAGCACgggtgaagaggaggatggagctCATCATGAAGAG aagaaaaaaaacaagctgaaaattaaatttgtgCCACACAGAGGATTTGCCATCACTGTAGAAAAG GCTGATGATGAACTGAAGGGAGCACATGGATATACACCTCGTAAAGGCTCAAAG gaCAAAACACAAGATGAACTTCTCGGTGCACATGGCTACACACCTCGTAAAAAGTCACAG GATGATGCTTTTGAGGATGTAGAAGAGATGAAAGGCCACAGTCTTCAGTCAGCCAGCAAG GCTGCTTTCATGGATGACAAGCACTTCCAGAAAACACACCATTTTTCTTCTGGACTATATGGAGATGAAGATGCCTATGGGATGGAAGACTGCAaacct AAGAAATCAACAAAGATGAAACTGCTGCACGTGGGTCGCCGAAGCCCTAAG GAGGAAATGCTGGATGACACCTGTCCTCAGAAGAAGAAGGGCAGCTTCTCAGCAGAGGAGTTAGACGATGACGAATTAAACGGGATGGAGGACTGCAAACCG cagaAATATTCCAAACATAAAGGTCCTAATCCTGTTCCACGCAAATCTAAGACAACCTACAACACAGCTGGACAGAGTGAACCGATCGGATTCAATCACCACACACCTCAGCAGGCATCcagt GATGCCTTTGCTCAGGATGAAATTACAGGAAAAGATTTCATGAGTCCGGGAGAGATGTCTGACAGTGAACAAGATGAACTGGAAAGCTGCAAACCG AAAAAGTCAATGAAACTcaaaggcctcaaaaagttcaAGGCTAAG AGCAAAGCCATGCATCCAGAGTACGAAGACCCTCCAGGAGCTGCATGCAGCGACTACCTGTCGGAGGCTGCTAAG GCGGAGTGGCTGGCTGCTCAGAAGGATGAGCATGCTATGGATGGTTTTCAAGATGAAGACGAGGAAGGG GACACTGACAGCCTGATGGAATGGTGGTACACTGTGGAGC AATGGGATGAGGTGCCGTCGGACGATGAGAACAACGTCATAAAGGAGGATGAGTCCAA GTCATTCACCATGTTGTCGGACAAGGTTTACCGTGGCCTACGTGTCTTCAACAAGGTCTTCACAGAGCGAGCTGAGGTCCTCTGGCAGTCCATCATCATGCTCCACGCCATCGCAGATGACATCAACAACTTCCACCACAAAGCCAAGATTGCCGGCATCACGGGCGGCACCACCACAGCTGTGGGTGGTGTGACAGCCATTGCCGGCCTGGCTCTGGCACCCTTTACGCTGGGTGCCTCGCTGGTAGTTACAGCTGTTGGTGTGGGTGTGGCAACGGCTGGTGGAATCGCTTCAGCCTCTGCAGCCATCTCGGATAACGTTAACAATATGCACGACCGGAAGAAG GTGGAGACAGTACTGCAGGAGTATGAGGCTCACCTGCTGGACATTGGTAAGATCCTGCACTTTGTCAATCAGGGCTTGTACAAACTTCGCGGCCATCCTTTCCTCCGGTCTGGCACCCAACACTACTCAGAGGACTGGGAGATCCGCAGGGCTGTCCAGATGATCAGCTTAGTCGACTCGCCGGTGATGCGAGCAACTGAGGTAACAGACACAGCTGTAGCTTCAGTGCAAGGACTCTTCAAAGGCATAGACAAATACTTCATCAAGGACTCCCGTGAGCTAAAGAAAGGCTGCAAGAAAGAGATGGTGGGTCAAATAAAAGAGGTGGCAAATGTGCTGAATGATGGAATAGTGGAGCTCAATGCAatcagagaggagctgctggaggctaCAGGAAACATGTGA
- the si:cabz01007807.1 gene encoding uncharacterized protein si:cabz01007807.1 isoform X2, producing the protein MRGDTASENGAEGGEHGERAAAAEAASGERRPSIVSLQNMLKKVSQSPFHNQYKTLVSSPSDSSGSAVNESQNKQDSEFLSDLSAAATDVTDNHQVHLGQNGVNGDLAKANPFYAYYLESGSSGHAVEEGSTEISEETDLNTIFVPPPEFQSSPLDFQPKIKTLENGDVFSEPQKDIFQTLTHNHTQDFFQTSALAHNASANGHFHDETLNSKDLFQAVKEEEGVNPFDKSPSIFVDPFKSPSEKEDDVFQSPQPSVVNPFYTPSTNGADLFQAGPAENGDLFHINKNRQDLSTKANGLFDRSSKENLDVFSTSSTNAVDPFPSPITRDLFQEGSSLENPFGATPSKQYDPFQDVSNGTPDIFQPLPSHTNSRDIFEKATYSASSLNSPSELKLDMPSSPDLFRAAQSESLPAIQPKSFDKSHDIVLTTPQGTKRSILQPTPFSQASNLSVSPSQTRTEMTHVQTFKRPPKPLPRTRPPRPEKPPKPEKPPTPAKPTEPEPTVPKTAPKPAFRTVPKPVIRRKPKTPESKPVNPENYVVLEDILLIGQERCVEDWPEDSPELSPDFKPSGKFRLRRESLKVKTDSDGGSGEDQDGSGSQIKKKDKKFRMSLLSRRGSKDKFPDDTKEGKSKTLPIARKSSKDYFSEMHTVTGENEDGEQEYKKTALKTKMNRLLRRASTNSSMIEGKHMNEHLPQESKLQDDDIGKKSISKKNSIRRWSEGTVVDDSTGEEEDGAHHEEKKKNKLKIKFVPHRGFAITVEKADDELKGAHGYTPRKGSKDKTQDELLGAHGYTPRKKSQDDAFEDVEEMKGHSLQSASKAAFMDDKHFQKTHHFSSGLYGDEDAYGMEDCKPKKSTKMKLLHVGRRSPKEEMLDDTCPQKKKGSFSAEELDDDELNGMEDCKPKYSKHKGPNPVPRKSKTTYNTAGQSEPIGFNHHTPQQASSDAFAQDEITGKDFMSPGEMSDSEQDELESCKPKKSMKLKGLKKFKAKSKAMHPEYEDPPGAACSDYLSEAAKAEWLAAQKDEHAMDGFQDEDEEGDTDSLMEWWYTVEQWDEVPSDDENNVIKEDESKSFTMLSDKVYRGLRVFNKVFTERAEVLWQSIIMLHAIADDINNFHHKAKIAGITGGTTTAVGGVTAIAGLALAPFTLGASLVVTAVGVGVATAGGIASASAAISDNVNNMHDRKKVETVLQEYEAHLLDIGKILHFVNQGLYKLRGHPFLRSGTQHYSEDWEIRRAVQMISLVDSPVMRATEVTDTAVASVQGLFKGIDKYFIKDSRELKKGCKKEMVGQIKEVANVLNDGIVELNAIREELLEATGNM; encoded by the exons ATGAGAGGAGATACAGCTTCG GAGAATGGTGCGGAGGGGGGCGAGCATGGAGAgcgtgcagcagcagctgaagctgcATCTGGGGAAAGACGACCT agcATTGTGTCGCTACAGAATATGCTGAAGAAAGTTTCCCAAAGCCCTTTCCATAATCAATACAAG ACTCTTGTTTCATCGCCCTCTGATTCCAGTGGATCAGCTGTGAACGAGTCTCAAAACAAACAA GACAGTGAGTTCCTTAGCGACCTCTCAGCTGCTGCTACAGATGTGACAGACAACCACCAGGTCCACTTAGGACAG AATGGAGTCAATGGGGATTTGGCCAAAGCGAACCCATTTTATGCGTATTATTTG GAATCAGGCAGCAGTGGTCATGCAGTGGAGGAAGGAAGCACGGAaatttcagaggaaacagacctCAACACCATCTTTGTCCCTCCACCTGAATTTCAGAGCTCGCCTCTGGACTTTCAGCCCAAAATTAAGACTCTGGAAAATGGAGATGTGTTTTCTGAACCTCAAAAGGACATATTCCAGACCCTTACCCACAACCATACGCAAGACTTCTTTCAGACATCGGCATTAGCCCATAATGCATCTGCTAATGGTCATTTTCATGATGAAACCCTGAACTCCAAAGATCTTTTCCAGGCTGttaaagaagaggagggggtgaaCCCCTTTGACAAATCTCCCAGCATTTTTGTGGACCCATTCAAAAGTCCTTCAGAGAAGGAGGACGATGTGTTCCAGTCTCCACAGCCTTCTGTGGTGAATCCTTTTTATACTCCTTCCACCAATGGAGCAGATTTGTTTCAAGCTGGTCCAGCTGAAAATGGGGACCTTTTCcacatcaacaaaaacagacaagatCTCTCTACAAAAGCTAATGGCCTTTTCGACCGCTCTTCTAAGGAAAATCTGGATGTATTTTCAACTTCATCCACGAATGCAGTCGACCCATTCCCAAGCCCAATTACAAGGGATTTATTCCAAGAAGGCTCCAGTTTGGAAAACCCGTTTGGTGCTACTCCCTCAAAACAGTATGACCCTTTCCAAGATGTTTCAAATGGGACTCCAGACatcttccaacccctcccctcacatACTAACAGCAGGGATATATTTGAGAAGGCTACGTACTCTGCATCTTCACTCAACAGTCCGTCGGAATTGAAGCTGGACATGCCATCGTCACCAGATCTCTTCAGAGCAGCGCAGTCAGAATCTCTACCGGCCATTCAGCCGAAGTCTTTCGACAAGTCACATGATATTGTCTTGACGACTCCTCAGGGAACCAAACGAAGTATTCTTCAGCCGACTCCCTTCAGTCAGGCCAGCAATCTCTCTGTGTCACCCAGCCAGACCCGAACGGAAATGACTCAT GTGCAAACCTTCAAACGTCCACCAAAGCCACTTCCTCGAACTAGACCACCCAGGCCAGAAAAGCCACCAAAACCAGAAAAGCCACCCACACCAGCAAAACCT ACTGAACCTGAACCAACTGTGCCAAAGACGGCTCCTAAACCGGCCTTCAGAACGGTCCCAAAGCCAGTTATTCGTCGCAAACCAAAAACTCCA GAAAGTAAACCAGTGAACCCTGAGAACTACGTTGTCCTTGAGGATATCCTGCTTATTGGACAG GAAAGGTGTGTGGAAGACTGGCCTGAGGACAGTCCTGAGCTTAGCCCTGACTTCAAACCA TCTGGAAAATTTCGACTACGACGAGAGTCATTGAAG GTGAAGACGGACTCCGATGGAGGAAGTGGTGAGGATCAGGATGGCTCTGGAAGTCAGATCAAG AAAAAGGACAAGAAATTCAGAATGTCCCTACTCTCCAGAAGAGGCTCAAAG GATAAGTTTCCTGATGACACCAAGGAGGGAAAGAGCAAGACACTACCCATCGCTCGTAAATCATCAAAG GACTATTTTTCAGAAATGCACACGGTTACAGGAGAGAATGAAGATGGAGAGCAGGAATATAAA AAAACAGCTCTGAAGACCAAAATGAACCGGCTGCTTAGAAGAGCATCCACCAATTCCTCCATGATAGAGGGGAAGCACATGAATGAACATTTACCTCAAGAATCAAAGCTACAG GATGACGACATCGGTAAGAAAAGCATCAGCAAGAAAAACTCCATACGACGATGGTCAGAG GGGACAGTGGTGGATGACAGCACgggtgaagaggaggatggagctCATCATGAAGAG aagaaaaaaaacaagctgaaaattaaatttgtgCCACACAGAGGATTTGCCATCACTGTAGAAAAG GCTGATGATGAACTGAAGGGAGCACATGGATATACACCTCGTAAAGGCTCAAAG gaCAAAACACAAGATGAACTTCTCGGTGCACATGGCTACACACCTCGTAAAAAGTCACAG GATGATGCTTTTGAGGATGTAGAAGAGATGAAAGGCCACAGTCTTCAGTCAGCCAGCAAG GCTGCTTTCATGGATGACAAGCACTTCCAGAAAACACACCATTTTTCTTCTGGACTATATGGAGATGAAGATGCCTATGGGATGGAAGACTGCAaacct AAGAAATCAACAAAGATGAAACTGCTGCACGTGGGTCGCCGAAGCCCTAAG GAGGAAATGCTGGATGACACCTGTCCTCAGAAGAAGAAGGGCAGCTTCTCAGCAGAGGAGTTAGACGATGACGAATTAAACGGGATGGAGGACTGCAAACCG aAATATTCCAAACATAAAGGTCCTAATCCTGTTCCACGCAAATCTAAGACAACCTACAACACAGCTGGACAGAGTGAACCGATCGGATTCAATCACCACACACCTCAGCAGGCATCcagt GATGCCTTTGCTCAGGATGAAATTACAGGAAAAGATTTCATGAGTCCGGGAGAGATGTCTGACAGTGAACAAGATGAACTGGAAAGCTGCAAACCG AAAAAGTCAATGAAACTcaaaggcctcaaaaagttcaAGGCTAAG AGCAAAGCCATGCATCCAGAGTACGAAGACCCTCCAGGAGCTGCATGCAGCGACTACCTGTCGGAGGCTGCTAAG GCGGAGTGGCTGGCTGCTCAGAAGGATGAGCATGCTATGGATGGTTTTCAAGATGAAGACGAGGAAGGG GACACTGACAGCCTGATGGAATGGTGGTACACTGTGGAGC AATGGGATGAGGTGCCGTCGGACGATGAGAACAACGTCATAAAGGAGGATGAGTCCAA GTCATTCACCATGTTGTCGGACAAGGTTTACCGTGGCCTACGTGTCTTCAACAAGGTCTTCACAGAGCGAGCTGAGGTCCTCTGGCAGTCCATCATCATGCTCCACGCCATCGCAGATGACATCAACAACTTCCACCACAAAGCCAAGATTGCCGGCATCACGGGCGGCACCACCACAGCTGTGGGTGGTGTGACAGCCATTGCCGGCCTGGCTCTGGCACCCTTTACGCTGGGTGCCTCGCTGGTAGTTACAGCTGTTGGTGTGGGTGTGGCAACGGCTGGTGGAATCGCTTCAGCCTCTGCAGCCATCTCGGATAACGTTAACAATATGCACGACCGGAAGAAG GTGGAGACAGTACTGCAGGAGTATGAGGCTCACCTGCTGGACATTGGTAAGATCCTGCACTTTGTCAATCAGGGCTTGTACAAACTTCGCGGCCATCCTTTCCTCCGGTCTGGCACCCAACACTACTCAGAGGACTGGGAGATCCGCAGGGCTGTCCAGATGATCAGCTTAGTCGACTCGCCGGTGATGCGAGCAACTGAGGTAACAGACACAGCTGTAGCTTCAGTGCAAGGACTCTTCAAAGGCATAGACAAATACTTCATCAAGGACTCCCGTGAGCTAAAGAAAGGCTGCAAGAAAGAGATGGTGGGTCAAATAAAAGAGGTGGCAAATGTGCTGAATGATGGAATAGTGGAGCTCAATGCAatcagagaggagctgctggaggctaCAGGAAACATGTGA